In Agarivorans gilvus, one genomic interval encodes:
- a CDS encoding polysaccharide pyruvyl transferase family protein yields MMNIVFSTTRQWNPGDEFILMGTEYLLSKVVGKYNPIIFNRNPQIRRARKYDFIKAVDNALGKDFAEKFLDNSVKERLPMDYADMAVFAGSPEWRGIRTRKLYESIREYNIPTVFLGLGTSGPFEYNAEQFSEDERYAFDNAKLITCRDEVCHAALAPIGAHYLPCPALFSSPTFRQVKQVKKIGILYGTNSAVACNNVSDDTYQFMMRNYKAMIEQLSADYEIEFVAHYIDELSDFKKDFPGHTLRYSFDAKDYRDIFSEYDLMVGYRVHGIGMCASQGTPGVMIAHDPRASTVRGFLADMVTLDASTDEFMAVVRSAIANVEQRSQALIEHRQATEAKYLELLKTALA; encoded by the coding sequence ATGATGAATATAGTTTTTTCGACCACTCGCCAATGGAACCCCGGTGATGAGTTCATTTTAATGGGTACTGAGTACCTGTTGAGCAAGGTTGTAGGTAAATACAACCCGATAATTTTTAACCGTAATCCTCAGATTCGACGAGCTCGGAAATACGATTTCATCAAAGCCGTAGACAACGCTTTGGGTAAAGACTTTGCTGAGAAATTCTTGGATAACTCGGTAAAAGAGCGCCTACCTATGGACTACGCCGATATGGCGGTATTCGCCGGCTCGCCAGAGTGGCGCGGTATTCGCACCCGTAAGCTTTATGAGTCGATTCGCGAATATAATATTCCCACTGTTTTTCTAGGTTTAGGCACCAGCGGACCATTTGAGTACAACGCCGAGCAGTTCTCAGAAGATGAGCGTTATGCTTTTGATAATGCCAAATTGATTACTTGTCGTGATGAGGTGTGCCATGCGGCATTGGCCCCGATTGGTGCGCATTACTTGCCTTGTCCGGCTCTGTTTTCAAGCCCGACTTTCCGTCAAGTTAAGCAGGTGAAAAAAATCGGTATTCTTTACGGTACCAATAGCGCGGTGGCTTGTAATAATGTTTCAGATGATACCTATCAATTTATGATGCGTAATTACAAGGCGATGATCGAGCAATTATCGGCTGACTATGAAATTGAGTTTGTCGCTCATTACATCGACGAATTGTCTGACTTTAAGAAAGACTTCCCAGGCCATACCTTGCGTTATTCCTTCGACGCTAAGGATTATCGAGACATCTTCAGTGAGTACGATTTAATGGTGGGTTATCGCGTTCATGGTATCGGGATGTGTGCCTCACAAGGGACGCCAGGCGTAATGATTGCCCACGATCCGCGCGCTAGTACGGTGAGAGGTTTCTTAGCCGATATGGTGACCTTGGATGCCAGTACCGACGAGTTCATGGCGGTAGTGCGTTCGGCCATCGCAAACGTGGAGCAACGTAGCCAAGCCCTGATTGAGCATCGCCAAGCAACAGAAGCGAAATACCTTGAGCTACTAAAAACCGCTTTGGCTTAA
- a CDS encoding glycosyltransferase family 9 protein, with protein MAISDYLHGVRRSRDKFNFALGRSLFDRNLPPLARLESCDSVLIVRSDGKIGDSLVASFIYPELKKANPNISIGVLCTANTAAMYESNPAIDHVHHYPKRAKLWQVKKLISPLPYYQAVIFLPETVKARDFLMLRCLKAQLNIGIAQGVGLINCNIREQVLGKPSQQYFIEAAKRLGVTVEDANYRYTLPAETEQAVLGFLAEMRGQYIALNPFGNAGKRSFTEDRLIQVAAGLREAFPELPLVILASPNSQALVSRVAERLAGVHCLAQTQSIDQNAALIKHSKLFISVDTATVHLARCFASPMVAIYRPDPANFAMWQPNYQPTEVVFSREPSNSQEEVNIGEFDLTELLQKCRQLLARLTTESAQA; from the coding sequence ATGGCTATTAGTGACTACTTACACGGCGTTCGTCGCTCAAGAGATAAGTTTAACTTTGCACTTGGGCGCAGCCTGTTCGACCGCAACTTGCCGCCACTAGCAAGGCTAGAGTCTTGCGACAGTGTCTTGATCGTACGTAGTGACGGAAAGATAGGCGACAGCTTAGTGGCGTCGTTTATCTATCCAGAACTAAAAAAAGCCAATCCGAATATAAGCATTGGGGTGCTTTGTACCGCCAACACCGCGGCGATGTATGAAAGTAACCCCGCTATTGACCATGTCCATCATTATCCTAAACGCGCCAAGCTGTGGCAGGTGAAAAAACTCATCTCCCCGCTACCTTATTACCAAGCGGTAATATTTCTGCCCGAAACGGTAAAAGCACGAGACTTCTTGATGCTACGCTGCTTAAAGGCGCAACTTAACATCGGTATTGCCCAAGGCGTTGGTTTAATTAACTGCAACATTCGTGAGCAGGTGTTGGGTAAACCTAGTCAGCAATATTTTATCGAAGCCGCTAAGCGTTTAGGTGTTACGGTGGAAGATGCCAATTATCGCTATACTTTGCCAGCGGAAACCGAGCAAGCTGTATTGGGTTTTTTAGCTGAAATGCGTGGCCAATATATTGCGCTAAACCCTTTTGGCAATGCTGGTAAGCGCTCATTTACCGAGGACCGACTCATACAAGTGGCGGCGGGCTTAAGAGAAGCCTTTCCCGAACTGCCCTTGGTGATACTCGCCTCGCCTAATAGCCAAGCTTTGGTAAGCCGAGTCGCTGAGCGCTTGGCCGGAGTGCATTGCTTAGCACAAACCCAAAGTATTGACCAAAATGCGGCGCTGATTAAACACAGTAAGTTGTTTATTAGTGTGGATACCGCCACCGTGCACTTAGCCCGTTGTTTTGCGAGTCCTATGGTCGCTATATATCGACCCGACCCCGCCAATTTCGCCATGTGGCAGCCTAACTATCAACCCACCGAAGTGGTGTTTTCTCGTGAACCGAGCAATTCCCAGGAAGAGGTTAACATCGGTGAGTTTGACTTGACCGAATTGCTGCAGAAGTGTCGTCAGCTTTTAGCTAGGTTGACTACCGAGTCGGCGCAAGCTTAA
- a CDS encoding polysaccharide deacetylase family protein has translation MYAVSGTDHNRWDVEHPSKPEQRFELMSPETLRDIDQSGYVEIGGHTLNHPKLAELSDAEQRHEIQQNKLDLENLLGRELSTFAYPYGNHNQQSKEIVKQVGYQFTVATDSGPVAMHEDLQQIRRIVMFPSTSRFGLWRKIKGNYTLRKAK, from the coding sequence ATCTATGCGGTCAGTGGTACTGATCACAACCGTTGGGATGTAGAGCACCCCAGCAAACCCGAACAACGCTTTGAGCTAATGAGCCCAGAAACCCTGCGCGATATCGACCAAAGCGGTTACGTTGAAATTGGTGGACATACCCTTAACCACCCTAAATTGGCTGAACTGAGCGACGCCGAACAACGTCATGAAATACAGCAAAACAAACTGGATCTAGAAAACTTGCTAGGGCGGGAACTAAGCACCTTTGCTTACCCCTACGGCAACCACAATCAACAGAGTAAAGAGATTGTAAAACAGGTGGGTTATCAATTTACCGTCGCCACCGATTCAGGCCCTGTAGCGATGCATGAAGACTTACAGCAGATCCGCCGCATAGTGATGTTCCCCAGCACCAGTAGATTTGGTCTATGGCGAAAAATAAAGGGCAACTACACCCTGAGAAAAGCCAAATAA
- a CDS encoding glycosyltransferase, whose protein sequence is MNILMALSQLEVTGAEVYATQLGDRLKQRGHQVFYVSDTLSCPHQGPHFKLRFNKRSLPRRFWHVFYLIYLIIRYKIQLVHAHSRASGWSAYIACKLTNTPMVTTVHGRQPVHRSRKKFHALGYHALAVCENIAQQIIRDLGVPSEQVSVLRNGINSQEFYPLPAANNSQPVIQIIGRLTGPKGELVYQLLKQCIDLNAYRVQVISGSRPDARFAEFESKVEFCGYSSNIRETIQQADLVIGAGRVAMEALLCQKQVFAVGEAKALGYITQANLPAALASNFGDVADDGRTELDIDYSSLAKQLAGLQQQAPVSEQLVAAVKAEYDLDGVCEQVLKLYQRAYVYTKQKEIPIIMYHRVTKDDSLAGTYGTYVTTERLEQHFQTIKLMGLTPITFSELADIGLEHRFDHGKRYIILTFDDGYQDNYDLLLPLLKNISSKQSSMRSVVLITTVGM, encoded by the coding sequence ATGAATATTTTGATGGCTCTATCGCAGTTAGAAGTAACTGGAGCCGAAGTCTACGCGACTCAACTTGGCGATCGACTCAAGCAACGAGGCCATCAAGTATTTTATGTGTCCGACACCTTAAGTTGCCCTCATCAAGGGCCACATTTCAAGTTGCGTTTCAATAAACGTAGTCTGCCACGCCGATTTTGGCATGTATTCTATCTTATCTACTTAATTATTAGATACAAAATTCAATTAGTTCACGCCCATAGCCGAGCCTCAGGTTGGTCTGCCTACATCGCCTGCAAGCTCACCAATACCCCGATGGTCACCACCGTACACGGCCGACAACCGGTACATCGCTCACGCAAAAAATTTCATGCCTTGGGTTACCACGCTCTAGCGGTATGTGAAAACATTGCCCAACAAATTATTCGTGACTTAGGCGTGCCCAGCGAACAGGTAAGCGTGCTGCGTAACGGCATTAATAGCCAAGAATTTTATCCCTTGCCTGCAGCTAACAACTCACAGCCAGTGATTCAGATTATCGGTCGCCTCACCGGTCCCAAAGGTGAGTTGGTATATCAGCTATTGAAACAATGCATCGACTTAAATGCTTATCGTGTTCAAGTGATTAGCGGCAGTCGACCCGACGCTCGCTTTGCGGAATTTGAGTCCAAGGTGGAGTTTTGTGGTTACAGCAGCAATATTCGAGAAACCATTCAGCAAGCCGACTTAGTGATTGGAGCCGGCCGCGTAGCCATGGAAGCGCTGCTATGCCAAAAACAGGTCTTTGCCGTGGGTGAAGCCAAAGCACTAGGCTATATTACACAAGCTAATCTGCCCGCAGCGTTGGCCAGTAACTTTGGCGATGTAGCCGATGACGGCAGAACCGAACTCGATATAGATTACTCGAGCTTGGCCAAACAATTAGCCGGACTCCAGCAGCAGGCCCCAGTGAGCGAACAGCTGGTAGCTGCGGTTAAAGCCGAGTACGACCTGGATGGTGTATGTGAACAAGTGCTCAAGCTCTACCAACGGGCCTATGTTTATACCAAGCAAAAAGAAATTCCCATCATCATGTACCACCGCGTGACTAAAGATGACAGCTTGGCTGGAACCTATGGCACCTATGTCACCACTGAACGTTTGGAGCAACACTTTCAAACCATTAAGCTCATGGGTTTAACGCCCATCACCTTCAGTGAATTGGCCGATATCGGCCTAGAGCATCGCTTCGATCATGGCAAACGTTATATTATTCTGACCTTTGATGATGGCTATCAGGACAATTACGACTTGCTGTTGCCCTTACTTAAAAATATCAGTTCAAAGCAGTCATCTATGCGGTCAGTGGTACTGATCACAACCGTTGGGATGTAG
- a CDS encoding ABC transporter substrate binding protein — protein sequence MLNNLFIRGYSLSALFKLLLVLLCLSGSFNAQARTARVLVLNSYPAGPQWNAEFDRGLRQATVEQSIWLFTRQISPSANPDASYRMAQDELLKQTLLYYQFDLVVSVGEQALTQLLDLQDQELLQVPVIAAGADLSAYMGASGRLLSGIHEQLPLRENLLLIRQLVPDLEAIHLLTDDSPTGQQIRNNFVQLAKQFAISYTLWQGHNYEEVKAKTSQLSRNQAVLLGNMQLSKIGQKPLSEQAIASLSEASRAPLFSLWGGAIGQGAVGGFVSLPNTLGEAVGQMLNQVLQGTDIRDIPIEARPPQHYLFDSEQLARWKISPTNLAPNSILLNQRAYQTWFERYRSLLIATVICFVLAAVAYAIWLLNRRLKRQALAERRLLDRVFTFTEQACALLDGDGHVLLMNQAMKQLLGERADFLVGNSMLDSHIWQSQLDLKQQLREAIAHGLNGETQRFQADFVQQGSTSLYDFSVKPQVRQRGQVDGLVLEMRDLSPIQQQQWQLKQSEQYYRSLFEYSPAMLFLVNRLGVIVCCNQVAAEHLGFSQQQLNLTQLRTLYTDEQQQLSLLSYLHGIGQARQTRQVAYRSNQGKTLWFKESFVKMADDDLYMLVCEDITTTRSLAKELDFHANYDSLTGIYNRGFFERRLEYLLGDKQPNDLQHALLFIDLAQFKVINDTFGHASGDQALKQVAGVLDQMLPEQAIVARLGSDEFAILLEQTSQQDSLAFADKVIDKLSDTHYVHDERMFSFGCSIGVTLFQQQQGSSQQVLAQADNACFTAKSLGRSRVYLYQMDDRMLLERQGQIEWVTRIQKALREERFLLYAQPIVPVSASDSDYLHYEVLIRMIDEEGRVVPPGAFLPAAENYNLADRIDRVVIAKSLQWLSENPGHLTRLNMCSMNLSGQSLGNTEFVEWLLATLESSALPMNKLCFETTETVAIANLDVATQFFQKVRQLGCKIALDDFGSGLSSFGYLKQLPIDYLKIDGIFIRDLENDKMDAAIVKSINQMAQVMGKKTIAEFVENEAINQILAEIGVDYAQGYHFGKPVPMEMLVLK from the coding sequence TTGCTGAATAATTTATTCATTCGGGGCTATTCACTCAGCGCTTTATTTAAACTGCTATTGGTTTTGCTGTGTCTGAGTGGCAGTTTTAACGCCCAAGCCCGAACCGCGCGTGTATTAGTATTAAATTCTTATCCGGCGGGGCCACAGTGGAATGCCGAGTTTGATCGCGGCTTACGTCAGGCTACCGTCGAACAATCAATATGGTTGTTTACGCGGCAAATATCACCTTCGGCCAATCCAGATGCCAGCTACCGAATGGCTCAAGATGAACTGTTGAAGCAAACTTTGCTCTACTACCAGTTTGATTTGGTGGTTAGTGTTGGCGAGCAGGCTTTAACTCAGCTGCTTGATTTGCAAGATCAAGAATTGCTACAGGTACCGGTGATCGCCGCCGGAGCAGACCTCTCAGCTTATATGGGCGCCAGTGGGCGTTTGTTGAGTGGTATTCACGAACAGCTTCCTTTACGTGAAAACTTGTTACTCATTCGCCAGTTAGTTCCTGACCTAGAAGCCATCCATCTATTGACTGATGACAGCCCCACCGGGCAGCAGATTCGTAATAATTTTGTGCAACTGGCTAAGCAATTTGCGATTTCCTACACCCTTTGGCAGGGCCACAATTACGAAGAAGTTAAAGCCAAAACCTCACAACTTTCGCGAAATCAAGCGGTGTTATTGGGCAATATGCAGTTGTCTAAGATTGGTCAAAAGCCGCTGTCAGAGCAGGCCATTGCCTCTTTGTCTGAGGCCTCTAGAGCGCCCCTATTTAGTTTATGGGGTGGGGCTATTGGCCAAGGAGCGGTGGGCGGCTTTGTCAGCCTACCCAATACTTTAGGCGAAGCAGTGGGCCAAATGCTTAACCAAGTATTGCAAGGCACCGATATTCGCGATATTCCAATCGAGGCTCGACCTCCCCAGCATTACCTTTTCGATAGTGAACAGCTCGCTCGCTGGAAAATATCACCAACTAATTTGGCCCCTAATAGCATATTGCTTAATCAGCGTGCTTATCAAACTTGGTTTGAACGTTATCGCTCACTATTGATTGCAACGGTAATCTGCTTTGTACTGGCCGCCGTTGCTTATGCCATTTGGTTACTTAACCGCCGTTTGAAGCGCCAAGCTTTGGCTGAGCGCAGGCTATTAGATAGGGTCTTTACTTTTACTGAGCAGGCCTGTGCTTTGCTCGATGGTGACGGTCATGTGCTGTTAATGAATCAGGCGATGAAACAACTGTTGGGTGAGCGAGCCGATTTTCTAGTTGGTAACTCTATGCTAGATAGCCATATTTGGCAGAGTCAGCTCGATTTAAAACAGCAGCTGAGGGAGGCCATCGCTCATGGTTTAAATGGTGAAACGCAGCGCTTTCAGGCTGACTTTGTGCAGCAAGGTAGCACTTCCTTATATGACTTTTCGGTGAAGCCACAGGTGCGCCAAAGGGGTCAAGTGGATGGTTTGGTGCTGGAGATGCGTGACTTAAGCCCAATCCAGCAGCAACAGTGGCAACTTAAACAGAGTGAACAATATTATCGCAGCTTGTTTGAATACAGCCCGGCGATGTTGTTTCTGGTGAACCGCTTAGGGGTTATTGTCTGTTGCAACCAAGTGGCGGCAGAGCATCTTGGTTTTAGTCAGCAACAGTTAAATTTAACTCAGTTACGTACCTTATATACCGACGAGCAACAACAACTGAGTTTGTTATCGTATCTTCATGGTATAGGGCAGGCCAGACAAACTCGACAAGTGGCTTATCGTAGTAATCAAGGTAAAACCCTTTGGTTTAAAGAGTCTTTTGTGAAAATGGCTGACGATGATCTGTATATGTTGGTCTGTGAAGATATCACCACCACTCGAAGCTTGGCTAAAGAGCTGGATTTTCACGCCAATTACGATTCGCTCACTGGGATCTATAACCGTGGCTTTTTTGAGCGTCGCTTAGAGTATTTACTAGGCGATAAGCAACCCAATGACCTACAGCATGCTTTGTTATTTATCGATTTGGCTCAATTTAAGGTGATTAACGACACCTTTGGTCATGCCTCGGGTGACCAAGCCTTGAAACAGGTGGCGGGAGTATTAGACCAGATGCTACCTGAACAGGCGATAGTAGCGCGTTTAGGTAGCGATGAATTTGCCATTTTACTTGAGCAAACCTCCCAGCAAGATAGCCTAGCCTTTGCCGATAAAGTGATAGATAAACTTAGCGATACGCATTATGTTCACGACGAGCGCATGTTTAGCTTTGGCTGTAGCATCGGGGTCACCTTATTTCAGCAGCAGCAAGGTTCTTCTCAGCAAGTATTGGCGCAGGCCGATAATGCCTGTTTCACTGCTAAGTCTTTGGGGCGCAGTCGTGTCTACCTGTATCAAATGGATGACAGAATGCTGTTGGAGCGGCAAGGGCAAATAGAATGGGTGACCCGGATCCAAAAAGCGCTGCGTGAGGAGCGCTTCTTATTGTATGCCCAACCCATCGTGCCGGTTTCTGCCTCCGATAGTGATTACTTACACTATGAAGTGCTGATTCGAATGATTGACGAAGAAGGTCGAGTGGTTCCTCCGGGGGCATTTCTACCAGCGGCGGAAAACTACAATTTAGCCGACCGTATTGACCGAGTGGTGATTGCCAAAAGCCTGCAATGGCTGAGCGAAAACCCGGGGCATTTAACCCGTTTAAATATGTGTTCAATGAATCTATCCGGCCAGTCTTTAGGCAATACCGAGTTTGTTGAATGGTTGTTGGCTACCCTTGAAAGTAGCGCTTTGCCGATGAATAAACTGTGTTTTGAAACCACCGAGACGGTAGCAATTGCTAACTTGGATGTCGCCACCCAGTTTTTCCAAAAAGTTCGCCAGCTAGGCTGTAAAATCGCGCTTGATGATTTTGGCTCAGGGCTATCCTCTTTCGGCTATTTAAAGCAGCTGCCCATTGATTACCTAAAAATTGATGGCATTTTCATTCGTGATTTGGAAAACGATAAAATGGATGCAGCCATTGTAAAGAGTATTAACCAAATGGCTCAGGTGATGGGTAAGAAAACCATTGCCGAGTTTGTGGAAAATGAGGCGATTAATCAGATATTGGCCGAAATCGGTGTGGATTACGCTCAGGGCTACCATTTTGGTAAACCTGTTCCGATGGAAATGTTGGTATTGAAATAA
- a CDS encoding class I SAM-dependent methyltransferase, whose amino-acid sequence MSAEAPRLYCLPDADLSYAELLQQRFAMQGVVDLPTSGFCLLLDSEGLSLRWCDEAKLGAVKVDFLSGKAAHRRHYGGAEAVSKAVGVKKGQRPSVIDATAGLGRDAFVLANLGCQVTMFERSPWVAALLEDGLNRAKADPEIGEWVAQRMKLVHANSISDIQQHQLQAEVVYLDPMYPHRKKSAQVKKEMRIFQQLVGADADADKLLQQALQIATRRVVVKRPSSAAPLAGKAAANQLNTKTHRFDIYSLI is encoded by the coding sequence TTGAGTGCTGAAGCGCCACGTTTATATTGTCTGCCAGATGCCGACTTGAGTTATGCCGAGCTGTTGCAACAGCGTTTTGCGATGCAAGGCGTAGTCGACTTACCTACAAGCGGCTTTTGTCTATTGCTGGATAGTGAAGGCTTAAGCTTACGTTGGTGTGATGAAGCCAAGCTGGGGGCGGTTAAAGTCGACTTTTTATCAGGTAAAGCGGCTCATCGTCGTCATTATGGTGGCGCAGAGGCTGTCAGTAAGGCAGTAGGTGTGAAAAAAGGTCAGCGTCCTAGTGTGATAGATGCCACTGCTGGCTTAGGTAGAGATGCTTTTGTACTGGCGAATTTAGGTTGCCAAGTCACCATGTTTGAGCGCTCCCCTTGGGTGGCCGCCTTATTGGAAGACGGTTTAAATCGAGCTAAAGCCGACCCAGAGATTGGTGAGTGGGTGGCGCAACGAATGAAGCTAGTTCATGCCAATAGCATTAGTGATATTCAGCAACATCAGCTTCAAGCCGAGGTGGTATATTTAGACCCCATGTACCCTCATCGCAAGAAATCTGCGCAAGTGAAAAAGGAAATGCGCATCTTTCAACAGTTGGTGGGAGCGGATGCGGATGCCGATAAGTTATTACAACAGGCTTTGCAGATTGCCACTCGGCGAGTGGTGGTAAAACGCCCCAGTAGCGCAGCCCCGCTTGCTGGAAAAGCGGCGGCCAATCAGCTCAATACCAAGACCCATCGATTCGATATCTATTCACTCATTTAG
- a CDS encoding GNAT family N-acetyltransferase, with product MISIHPITAEQTLAIRQQVLWPQHPIEFCRVAEDQQGQHFGGSLGDELVIVASLFTEQGQLRLRKFACLERYQGRGFGRQLLQHLIEQHQYKGLERFWFDARCSAIGFYQSLGFSVCSESFDKHGVAYVKMEQALKP from the coding sequence ATGATCAGTATTCACCCAATTACCGCTGAGCAAACGCTGGCGATCCGCCAACAAGTATTATGGCCCCAACACCCCATTGAATTTTGTCGGGTGGCTGAAGACCAACAGGGTCAGCATTTTGGCGGCTCCTTGGGCGATGAATTAGTGATTGTCGCGTCACTATTTACCGAGCAAGGTCAGTTAAGACTACGCAAGTTTGCCTGCCTAGAGCGCTATCAAGGTCGTGGCTTTGGTCGTCAGTTACTACAGCACTTAATCGAGCAACACCAATACAAAGGGCTGGAGAGATTTTGGTTTGATGCGCGCTGCAGCGCAATCGGCTTTTACCAGAGCTTAGGTTTTAGCGTTTGCAGTGAGAGTTTCGATAAACATGGGGTGGCCTATGTGAAAATGGAACAAGCACTCAAGCCCTAA
- the fabV gene encoding enoyl-ACP reductase FabV, which produces MIISPQLTGNVARNCHPLGCQANLQQQVNYLKQQPAIQGAKKVLILGASSGFGLASRLSLAFAGHADTIGLSFERGPSEKGLGTAGWYNNIYFRELAEQQGLIAKNFIGDAFSPAMRAEVIEYIKSQFGGQVDLVIYSLATGKRHTESGQWQSVLKTTDQALSGYSINLQTEQLEPQTVEVASSEELEATCKVMGGDEWQNWIDALRQAKVLAKGCTTIAYSYVGPERTAAIYRDGTIGRAKQHLHATALSLDKQLSQELQGHAYACVCKALVTKASVYIPVMSPYIALLYKVMKEQGLHEECLEQSYRLFSQHLYPQNGVVKLDEQQQLRIDDYELSSAVQQQIDQRYPLITSDNFKQITDFAGYKQAFLQLNGFAVEGVDYQQAINVAALQALQP; this is translated from the coding sequence ATGATTATTTCTCCGCAACTCACTGGCAATGTAGCACGTAACTGTCACCCTCTAGGTTGCCAAGCCAATCTACAACAGCAAGTTAACTACCTAAAACAGCAGCCAGCGATACAAGGCGCTAAAAAAGTGCTGATTCTGGGCGCCTCCTCGGGCTTTGGTTTAGCCTCACGGCTCAGTCTGGCCTTTGCCGGCCACGCCGATACCATTGGCCTATCTTTTGAACGCGGCCCCAGTGAAAAAGGCCTTGGCACGGCGGGCTGGTACAACAATATCTACTTTCGTGAATTGGCAGAGCAGCAGGGCTTAATTGCCAAAAACTTTATCGGCGATGCTTTTTCACCAGCGATGCGCGCCGAGGTAATTGAATACATTAAAAGCCAATTTGGTGGTCAGGTCGACTTAGTCATCTATAGCTTAGCCACTGGCAAACGCCATACCGAGTCAGGGCAATGGCAATCGGTATTAAAAACCACCGACCAAGCACTATCCGGTTACAGTATTAATTTACAGACCGAACAACTCGAGCCACAAACCGTGGAGGTGGCCAGTAGTGAAGAACTAGAAGCCACTTGCAAGGTGATGGGCGGAGATGAATGGCAAAACTGGATCGACGCATTGCGACAAGCCAAGGTACTCGCCAAGGGCTGTACCACCATTGCTTATTCCTATGTTGGCCCCGAGCGTACCGCTGCCATTTATCGTGATGGCACCATAGGCCGCGCCAAGCAACATCTGCATGCCACCGCTCTTAGCCTCGATAAACAATTGAGCCAAGAGCTACAAGGCCACGCCTACGCCTGCGTCTGCAAGGCTTTGGTGACCAAGGCCAGCGTTTATATTCCGGTAATGTCGCCCTACATCGCACTGCTTTATAAAGTGATGAAAGAACAAGGCCTACATGAAGAATGCTTAGAGCAAAGCTACCGCTTGTTTAGCCAACATTTATACCCGCAAAATGGAGTCGTTAAACTGGATGAGCAACAACAGCTGCGCATCGACGACTACGAGCTAAGCAGCGCAGTGCAACAGCAAATAGACCAACGCTATCCCTTAATCACCAGCGATAATTTTAAGCAAATCACCGATTTCGCCGGATATAAGCAAGCCTTTTTGCAATTAAATGGCTTTGCTGTAGAAGGTGTCGACTACCAGCAAGCCATTAACGTGGCGGCGCTTCAGGCATTACAACCATGA